Sequence from the Molothrus aeneus isolate 106 chromosome 15, BPBGC_Maene_1.0, whole genome shotgun sequence genome:
TAGGAGGAACACAAGGAGGCTGAAACTCACAGTTGACACTGGTGCTGCTACCAGCAAAGTTCTTCAGAGTGGCAACCACAGTGTTTCCTGGGAAAGTCTAATGGAAAGGGAGATCTCCAAAATTTGCTATGAATACAGAGTAATTTTTATTGCCAACCTTAATGCTGATGGATAGGACAGTTTGCCTTTTCCAGTTTATATAAGAGCAGCTGATATAAAATTACTTCACAGCTGGATATTTATGAGAAGTTTCATTTCAAATAATGTAGTTTTTGCCTCTAGTGGTGCTGTAGTTTAGCCTATTATTACTGGGAACTAAAGCTTTAGGATATTCCAGCTATAACTGAAGGGCCTGTCTGTCAACAGAGCAAAGTTAATATTTTCCAAAGCAAAGGAAACTTTATAATGCAAAGTCACATTAGCAAAAACTACCTGTCCCTAAAACCAGCCAGGAAATCAGGCACAGAGAGGAAATTTGGGGGATGTTCCTTCAGATGCTCCTGCTTTCTCTCACAGCAGTACTGAGTCTTCTCCATGACAGTGAATGCAGAGATATTCTATcttggtcttcctctgggaaagCGACCAGAATCCAAGCTGTGATATAAGCAACATTCTCTCACCTTGtctctgctgcacagggatTTTGCATAAACTGCTCCTGTCTCTTGAGGGAAATAGGATTCACCCCTGGTGCCAGCAAAGTCATAACAAAAGCTGTGGCAAATGAAAGCAAGCCCTGAGAGCAGCCACCTGCTGAAATCAGGTATTGTTCAGGTTGGAGAAGGCCTTTCTGGAAAAGGGTCTGTAGCATAAGTtatgtgaggagcagctgaaggagctgggcaggggctcagcctgagcaaaggaggctcagggggcccttgtggctctgcacagctcctgccaggagggcacagccgggggggccgggctgtgctccagggaacagggacaggagcagagggaacggcctcaggctgggccagggcaggctctaGTTGGATATtatggaaaatttcttcacgGAAAGGTGGTggcattggaacagactgcccagggcagtggtggagtacCCATCCccggagggatttaaaagccatgtggatgtggcttTTAAATTGGGAACAGGAgctagtggtggccttggcagggctgggggaacaGCTGGACTCGATCATCTTGGAGGGCCTTGTACAATGAAATTCCTTTTGTTAACATTAATATTTGGTGACTAGTGTAAAACACATAAGGGCATTTTAGTTGggttttaaagaaagaaaccaatagagagagaagagatgattttttttttttggtagagaATCTCTCTGAGGGGTTGTGTTCATATCACAAACATTCactttattacattttatgGAATGGACTTCAAATGCCAGTATATACAAGCCAACACTTCATTATTGGAGTTTGTGTTTATCCACTTGCCATTGTCAGCCTGTTCCCCTCTGTCTTCTTGTGCTGCTCTTTGTTAAAGTGATGATTTATGGATATCTGGGTTAGATCTCTCAAAGTACAGTGTGGTGAAGTGGTTCAATAAAAAGTtattaaagtaaaaaatctaTAGTTTCATGTGCTCTGTTCACCTTCTCTAGGAACCCCCAAGAAGAGATACTTAAGCTAAGCAAACACTGCATGCTGAGACTCTTAACATAAGCTACAAACTGAGAGGCCTCACCCAGCCAGAACTCTGCTGAATGGAGCCACTGCAGGCAATTCCGATTCTGCCCACATAACTGCAGGATTGCCCCCTCTCAGTGATGAAAGCAGCACAGACCAAAAAAGGGTGCCAGGTGGGGGAGTCTGCCATAAAACGTTCATTTTACAAACAGCAAATAAAGATTTCCAGTATTTTTAAGCTACACAGTACCAAATCGTATTTGGTTCTTTAATGTAACTGTGTGGCTGCATTTCAtttatctttaaaagaaaactttggCTTCTGCTGATTGCAGGATAAACAAAGCTGACTTCAGGTAGTTTCCAGATCCCACTTAGTATAtgatttttctcaaaaaagTAACAGTGTGTCAGCCTAAAAGTGAAAGTGTGAGACTGAAAGGGTGATTTAGACTAGCCTACCCCAAACCCATGCACGTTTTACACCCAGCAGCACTGTTGACTTGCCGCAGCTGCACAGCCATGTAAAGGAGGGGATGACAAATGGCTACTTGTGCCTATGGCTGGCAAGGAGTGAGAGCTGCTTGTAGCAGTGAAGGTCAAAGGAAGCATTCTCCaggacagaaaataatttgtgagGAAGACATGGAAAGTGGTAGAATCTGTTCACGTGCAGTACAAGAGGAAGAGTATAAGAGATGggttacaaaattattttgttgccTCTATTTCATGTTCCCAAATCTCTGAAAAAATGCAACTCAACAAACAACAACCCTTCATCTGTCTCAGGGATGTAGAACTTCAGCAAGTGAGGGTTACTTCAGTGAGTTACAGGTTAAAAGCAGTGAGGCACCACTGTGCCGTACCGAATCactgtcctggctctgcaccATCCAGGACAAAGCAGCACCATGCACAGAAGCATCCCACTGTGCTGCACTgcactgagctcctgctgctgcctcggGGCTCTCACTGCAACAGAGCAGCTATTGAGGAGGCAATCACAGTCCCTCTGTTCTCTCTGGCAAACAAAGAATAACAGTCATGATCCTATTCATCCTCTGGGACATCTCATCTTGAAGGTTCCAACCTGCTCCAAGctaccaaaataattttgccaCCTGtagtgctctgcagctgccagtgCAGTCCTGCACACCCATCTCCAGACAAGTGAAGTGTGGTATGAAATGCAGCTATGAGCAGAAGAGCCCAGCATAGCCACTcagctgaagagctgctgtcagagtcagtgctgctgaTGCATGCACACCTCACACACTTCTGCTGGGTACCTCAGGAAACACAAGGAAGCTTTTTGTCCACATTGAATTCACTGAGGTTAGGTACATGGATGCCCACTGGCACAATTCCACTCCTGCTGAAGTAGGAGAATGAAGCAACTAATTTCTACTAAAAATATAGATAATAAGCCCAGTAAAACACATTGACTACcatgaaaaacaaagggaaaagcaatTTGGAGTAGTGGTCCACATTGCCAGGGTTCTGAATTGTGAAATAACCAATGATCCTGTGCATTTTGTTCCTCAAGACACATTTGATTTTCTCATGATTTTTCATGGTCAAGTCACTGCAGTTAACATTATCGCTGGAAATCTCAATGCTTGTGAAgctgattttttgtttatagCTGGTGATGGAATTTTTGAGGATGTTGGTGATGTTAACTTCTTCCATTTCTTCAGTCAGTTCATTTGCAGGCCCCTAGGAAACAAGGGTGGACAATTTTAAGGTCTGTCTTCtcctgcagaggaggaagaCCATAAGGATAAAGACATAAGAGTACAGCTTCATATGTGGTCATCCCAATACTCAAACACACCTTTCAGCTGCTGCCTAATCCTAGGAGGGCCTGAGGTCCAAGAGATGCCTGTTTCCACCACTGTATTTCTAGAGATATTTTCAGATCCTTGAGCAAGTTTTACTCTGGGTAATCCAACATCCGTCTCTTCCTGTCTACCCAGTAGCTTAATGTCTGGGAACTCAGTATTGTGGTGGGAAACCTCCTTTTTCCCAACAGGATCTGGGCCCTTGATGACAACTGGACTACAGTCATACCtgattatttaatttctcacaCTAAAGCTGAGCCCTTGAACAACTCACTCTCACAATCCCCACAGAACACTGTGGGACAGATGTTTGGAAGCGTCttctgggaaaggaggaagaagagttCAGTTTTCCTCTGGCAGAGGGAAGTACCTCCCTTATTGGAGTTATTTGACAGAAGAGTGAAGAGTTGTGTTATACTGGCTCTTCTCTAAGTGCATTTGAAAGAAGCAGTGGTGCTTCCTGCTCACATGAGCTCAACTCAGGGCTGTGGACCCAATCCAGTGCCTGGCCCAAGTGCCTTTCTGGATGTGGTCCTGTGAACCTAACAGGACTGCCAGCTAAGGCTGCGGCTCACAAGTCTGCCAGAAACACAGCAGTCCTGTGCTATTCATGTATTTGTTACACACAAAAGTTTAGATTTAGTGCCAGTTAGGAGAAACATTGTTGATGTATCTATAGCAAGAAGACCATTTGTCTTGTTCAGTTAATGGAGAACTAATTATTGCCAGTCCAAGACCACTGGCCTTATTAAGGTACATCGGGCCTTACCTCTTCTGGTACTTTAGCTGCACATTTCTGTGAGGAGCTGTAGTGAGCCACTGCATATTCCACAAGGGCACCAAAGATGAAGCTGAAGCAGATGCCAAGATAAACATCAATGGCCTTAATGAAACAGTTGGTTTTTGAAAGCGAACTTCGTGAGCCGATCATCAGAGTTGTCATAGAAAGCACTGTTGTAACTCCTTGGAAACAGAGAGACATTTTTCTTGTGGACACTTTGGAGAAGTCTTGGCCTACCCTTCTGTTCATGTCATTGCTCTCCATTGCTGGCTGGTTAAAGGACATCACTTCTTACCAAAGCCAAATCATCCATCATAGCAACTGAAATACTTTTGTAGCATTCACTAGCTTCACAcaggctctccctgcctttggGAGCTTGGCTCCAACAGGCAGTTGGCTCTCTTGTTTTTCATGCTTTCAGTAAAGAAATCCCTCCATCCTGCTTTCTCCAAAGCACACCACCTGTGCCCTGTCCTCTACTCTGCAATGGATCTCCTGAGAGCTTcagccacacagagccctgcaggtgggcaCATGTCCCTGCCGCAGCATCTCCCCCACACcaacccagctctgccccaaaGAACAGCAGAGGCGAGCAGACCATTTATCCCTGAGCAGGTAGCTCAAGAAAAGTACCATCTACCCAGCCTTCAAAGGCTCCTCTGTCTGCTTAAATCTTCTCCATTCTTCAGGCAAGAACTCACCAATGCAGGTTCTTGCAGGCACTGAGTCCAGTGTGATCCAAAAAGATACCCAGGACAACATGACAAGCAGAGTGGAGGGCACATAGGTCTCCAATATGAAGTAAAGGACATTTCTTCTCAGTTCAAACTGTAATATCAGTCGTGGGTAACTGCCTGTTTATGAAAGAAGAGACTTGGTGAATGTGAGGTTCCCAAGGACCCCCGAAGTAAaactgggacagcccagcaccagcaccagctgaTGGAGCTCAGCAGAGTTTATGCAGGTAACACACCTGACACAGGAGGACAcacacagcactgacagaaaAAGAGGCATCTGAACAACCCCATCTGAACAGCAGATGCCTTGCAAAGGGTTCCTGCCCCTGAGCATAACAGGAATGTTACAGCAGGGCCTCAGCTccgagcagagcagggctgataATCTCACCTGCTCTCTCACACTCAGCACAGCACCTTTCCCAACATCTGCTCTGAAGGGCACTGCTAGGTTCAGCCTTACCTGATGGctgaaaaacagacaaaacatTGTCTCTTGATGTCAGCaggctctgggctcacatccCAAAGCACCCCTGTGCCTTATCATCACAGAGAATCAGACTCCCATTTTCATTAGTGATTTGTGATATTTGATAATGGTATATTTTTGAGCTCTCCATCTTTTAAAAACCAATTTGTTGTAAATACTGACATAAGGGTTCTGAGGCTGGATCAGTAGTGTTTTCAGGATGTATTTCTGTTCTATAAACAACAATTCCCTTTGAAGTGTAGAAACAAAGTCCATGTTGTTCATGGCTATGTAtgcaacaaaacaacaaaacactgttatttttaaaaccttgtCATTCTAAGGAAGTCTTGCCCCCTTTCATACTATCTGTAATTGGAGAAAAGAGTATTTTACACTGATAATGAAAAAGACATTGAATTCTGATCTACAAAAATATGTTATTCCATCGTGATAGAATTGTAATTTACAAacaaatgtatattttaaaaattaattttactccTAGTTACTGTAAACATTGCTTTCCACAGTACCTATACACTGCATACCTGGATAGAAGGGATAGAGTTTCTTCAGGTATGTGTGGAGGAGAataggaagaaggaaaaaaaaccttaaaatccaTCAAATGAATACAGTATATTTTAAACTTCCATCTTTCTGTGGATTTCCATTTTACAGAATATCCTGACTGCAACTAATAGGATGACACCACCTTTCTGTTCATCTCTTTTTCTGAGATTAAGATCTGCTAAAGGCTTTACTGGTTCAGGACTGAATCAAACGATCCTGGCCCACAGAAGGAGAGGAGATGGAAAGGGGAATACCCAAGAGCCTTCCCTGCTTTTTGCTCTCCCAGATTTACCTGTCTCCTGCTGTGACTTGGAGACCAGGGTGTGGTAGCGCTCCACTGTGTACTGGGAGAGCCGCAGCTTCTCCATGCCGTGCACGGAGTTGTTTCCCCTCAGCCAGGTGAAGGTGACATCGTTCTCATCGTAGCCCCCTGAGGAGAACACAGACACTGTGTGACTGCTGTGGCCAGggagagcccagctgtgccctgctttGCCTCCTGTGGGGAGCAGAACCCTGATCCTGGCACTGCACACTGGACAGAGGCCCCTGAGCTGTGTCTGACCACGCGGGGACATCGGCTGTGCTTCCTTCACTGCCCTTGGTCTGCTGCTCCAGATGTGGACAGGAACACACACCTCTGGGAATGACACACAACGTGCAAGGCTGCTGAGAACGTGCTGCAGTTGTTTACATGGGGTATTCATGTTTTCAAAGATAATCCATTGCTGTCATACACAGCTTGATTACATACAATGGGATATTAGTACTGCCGTGGTTAACCCTCAAATACAGACTCTCTCTCCGGTGTctgagaggagagcaggaggaacaCAGTGGTTAAGAAAGAGAATTCAGATCTCACTGAGCCCCTTACCACAGAGCAGAAGCACATTTCACTGAGTCAAGTGCTTCAAAAcatcagaaaatgcattttcagttaGTCAGGAGCTTACAGCTGAGACTGCTATGTGGTTATGAACTAGGCTCCTCTGACTGGGTACACATTGTCCAGGAAACCTGCTCATAAAAACAACCTTTTCTACACATCATTCCTCATATCCTCAAAGGCATTAAGTTACGGAGGACAAATAAATGCACACAACATTTAGGTAACACCAAATTCCTGCCTCAAAGCAGTGGGACTCCATATATGCCATCTGAGTGTGTACCTCCAGGGGTGACATAACCTCACGTTAGACTGAGGGATACCTCAGTCTGAGGGCTAAATCTTGTACTGAGTTGTCAGTCTGCCATTCCCTTCAAAAATTTGACTTAATTTAGGAAACAAGTCCATCAGTTtcactgatttaatttttttattaagagCCCTTCTTTGAGACCATGAGTAGGGATGCTGTGATTCTGATAATAAACCATTTGTCCTGGTAGAAGGAATCAGATGAAGTTGCAGCTCTATTTACATCTAATTGTGTTTTCTTATTAGACACAAATTACCAGAGCTTGGGCGTGATGAACTCCTAAATTAGGTGTCCAGAGCATGAATCCCTGAGTAGAATCCTAAGCATGTGACTTTTCAAAGTTCCTAAGTGGTTTTATAAATCGTGGTTAATCAGGAAAATTTTATAAGTGATAGATTGTTGTTAATTCATCTGGCGTATATTTAAATAGCATTATTTCTGGGCACTTATCCTAATGAAATCTCCAGTGGGCAATATGTATGTAATTTCATTGGAATTATACAGCAACTGAGCATGATGTAGGATCCAATCAGTTTTAAACCAGGCCTAAACATGCTCCACTTTAGCAGAAGAGGCCAATCATTATTATTTCAGGAGCTATTCTTTGTAATAAAGTTAACCATGGTGAACTAATATgattttaatgtgaaaataatATGTTCTTCCCTAGGTGCTTCATGCTGCAACcccagaaattaaaaatctggTCTTTTCCATGCTGAGATGGTGGAAGTCTGGTTTTGTGTcatgcagcaggagctgcataCTCATCACAGGTCTGGAGCCGCAGCACTGCACTGGCCGAGCTTTGGGACAGCAACCCTGCAGTGGCCCACATTGCCTTGGAGTCTTTCTCAGCCAGCATTGCCTTAGGTGAGCTTTTAATCTAACTGAGAACAGAACTCGCTGATAATTCCTCTTCTTGAGACTTCTCAGTCTGACACTCTTCTGTTGACAGGGGTCTCATCCTCTGTATCCCCTCCCTAGTGGGGGGGCAGGTAGCACAAACCTGGGTTTGGCCCTAATTTCAGCTCATGAGTTTGAGAGCCACATTCAACTCTAATTCTAGTGAGAACCACCCTTCCCCATGTCCTTTTGCagcggggatttgggggctgCAACAGGTATTAGCTACCCAAAGATGTGAGAATTGTTCCTTCTTGTACTGTATCACAGGCACTTACCTCGCAAGTTAGTTTTGAAGAAGTTGTGTGTTCAAAAGAATCTGAATTTTGAAAACCAGCCAACATTACCTCATCCTTTCTGTGCAAGATTTAATTATCTACActttaataaatattct
This genomic interval carries:
- the GABRP gene encoding gamma-aminobutyric acid receptor subunit pi, which translates into the protein MFCRYFSFFGLCLFLLTQRSSLGHGPSLHGRGTTSLPGFENLTMGYNKYLRPYFGGEPVQIAMSLDIASISSISESDMDYTATISLRQRWTDPRLVFHGNKSFTLDARLVELLWMPDTYIVESKRSFLHDVTVGNRLVRLFSNGTVLYALRITTTVACNMDLSKYPMDTQTCRLQLESWGYDENDVTFTWLRGNNSVHGMEKLRLSQYTVERYHTLVSKSQQETGSYPRLILQFELRRNVLYFILETYVPSTLLVMLSWVSFWITLDSVPARTCIGVTTVLSMTTLMIGSRSSLSKTNCFIKAIDVYLGICFSFIFGALVEYAVAHYSSSQKCAAKVPEEGPANELTEEMEEVNITNILKNSITSYKQKISFTSIEISSDNVNCSDLTMKNHEKIKCVLRNKMHRIIGYFTIQNPGNVDHYSKLLFPLFFMVVNVFYWAYYLYF